DNA from Solenopsis invicta isolate M01_SB chromosome 4, UNIL_Sinv_3.0, whole genome shotgun sequence:
GAACATTCTCAACAAGCATTCattagtttcaaataaaaatcattcTCAAATCTGTTTTGAAAATCTGGTGAAAATGAACAGgtttattattacattgtagTAATACACATACCTTGCTTCGTAATTAATAGCCAAAAAGACCACAATAATGATAATGTATGATAATGATGACGAGATTAATGATACGGTAAATacaataagattaatataatgatattgacaataataaaaataaaaatgatttctgTAAATTAGTATTGATTATTGACAAGTGGCTGACGTAGTATCCTTTGATCAAAGATGTTAGCCACTTACCTTTCTCATTTTCACCATACTAACTAgacagaatttttcaaaaagacaCAAAAAGAaggataatattaaaaaacaatttcaattatGACAGTAAGATCAGTAAAGACAATAACAATGCAATAACGGGAACATTAAAGTAACTTTAGTGACATGATAATTCCATAGCATGCACAATAACATGacataatatgaaaaaatatttacgaaatgaTTTCTCACCTTGCATACGTTTGTAGATGTTgtgatttcattttttatattgctctGATTGTATTGTTGGTGAGGGCTGTAACTGTCATCGACGTCGCCGCTTTCAAACGCCTGCGGGAAGCTGGTCGCGCTACTGACGACGCTGGTGCCATCCTCGTGCTCGACCACGGTTGGCATTGGTGTCGCATTCTCCCAGACTTTCTTTACGGACGCGATTTTAAGGTTGAGCTCCGCGGTCGACGGTGATATCGTGCTTTGTCCACCAGCCATGTGCATGGAGCGTGCCATGCCTAAACTCTTGCTCTTATCATCCGTCAATTGCGAAAGATCGGAGTCAAAAGTAAAGTCCAATTTCATGTCGGCATTGTCTTCGTTCTTATTAAACGACAAAGGCATTTGGATAGGTTCTTGATTCTTGTCCTTGATCAAGTCGTTTGGTTTATTGGAAAATGCAACGGAGAGCGCCGGTTGTTGATGCTGTTGGACTTGGTTGCCTTCCTCTTCTATTTCCGCACGCTTCTCGGCGCGCTGTTGCTTAATGTGATTTGAAAACTTGGATTTCACCGCCAGATCGGTTGATCCGGACGTTTTGGTCGTCTttgaataatttgtattttcaaaGATTAAGGTCTGTACGGGAGGCGAAGATACATCGGATACATTCTTATCCGTTAGAGTTTCCTTCAGATTCTTCCCCGTTTTCTCTCCACTCGGTGAATTTCGTTGGCTGCTGTGTCCCGAGTTAGCCTCATTACCTTCATGGCTGTGATCATTTTGAGCTGTTAAACCTGACATTAATTGAATGTCTGTGGGGACCGCAGACGGAGAATTCGAACGCAATTGGCTTGTGAAAGGTTTGTCCCAAGCGTTAACCGTTGGCGGAGGAGCGGGACTGTTAGAGTCTTTAGCGTAATTGTTACCAGAGCTATTCAGCTTGCTCATATCGCTCACATCGGTCatttgctgctgttgctgcttcACAAGACGTTGGAACCGTGGTGCAAGTCTTGGATTTCGAGAATTTCGATTGTCGTATTGCTTCTGCGGTATGTTTGCCGGTTGTGGGATATTCTGACCAAGTAGAGGCGGTATATTCTGCACTTGTTGTAGAACCTGCTGCGATCCATTCGACTTCGATTTCGAACGATCGCGTTCACGTTCCTTCTCTTTGTCTCTTTTAATGGGTTTTACTTCCTCCTTCTGATTATGTCGggattcttttacatttttcttcgaACGCACCTCTTGGAAACCATCAGCATCTACCTTATCTTCCGCTGCAACACTTGTAGCGTCCTCGGTACAACTATTTGTTTCGATTTCCGAATCCACCAGTTTCTTATCTTTCGTCTGGGACTTCTTATTAAGGTCGTTCAGTGCTTGATTCACAAGATTTGGATCGCTCAACTTTATCTCGTCAATGCGATTAATCATGCTATCTTTATTCGATTTATTTGCGACCACGCCGCTGTTAGTCGAGCTCTGACTTCTCGACCTTCCATTCTGTATTTGCGCATTTTGCATCAGAGGCGGTATACCATCGGGGTGATTCTTTTGAGCGCTAAATCCAGCATTCTGCAGATTTCGTTTTTCTGCTCCCGGGGCTCGCGACGCCGGATTGGAAGACTTGGGATTTTTCTCACGTTGTTCTCTAGTATTTACCAATTGTTCGTTTCTACGGGAATGCACATTAGCGCCGATGGCATTTTGGCTCGCCAATTGAATGGCTCGTCCACCAAAATGCTTGTTGCGGGTATTACGAGACTCTTTGTGATCCTCTATATGCTCCTCGCTGTTCTCCGATGTAGTTTCCCAATCTTCGTTACCTACATCCGATTGCGGCTGTTTCGATACATTGCCACTGCTGCCGCGTGAACGAGCTTCGCGGTTATCCCTTCCCTGAAACGCAACAACACATTGTTGCATTATTAAAAGAGAAGTAAATATATacccatttttaataaattttgactcttacatataacaattttttttaaataaaaataaaagtataaaggtaGGAAATATAAGAATTAAGTAAATAGTAACTTTAAAACCtccatttcaataaaattgtaatataaaatatttcatattaatctcgaatttctacatttaatatattaccTATTGTCTggtattttataaatcttataataataaaataaaataaaaaaaaataaaaaaaaatgtaagtactagtaaatttttgtactttaaatATCTGTGTatagcataaaaaaaattatacataccCTCCTACTTCCACTACGAGTTCTCTTGGAACGGGATTCTTCCTTTCGCATTTGTGCTTTCTGGGATGGGACGTTGGCGACTTGATTATGGCTCGCTTCTTGCTTGTTACCGGACTGTTGAGCTTGCTGACTCGGAGACTTATTACGTCTACCCGTGATACCCGCTGTAAGGGCCTGTTGTTTTGCAATTATCTTATCGTCAGTAGACTCAACTGGCGCGGATTGCAGGAGACTCGCATCTTTCTCTGAAGTCGGAGTTGGTAAATTTTGCCGTCCGGCAATTTGTTGATGTTTCTCGTCCGTATTACGTTCCGACGAAAACGGACTTTTACTAGACGGCGGTCCGTAACCTTCCATACGACTGCCCGTGGCTGGGCTATTTCGGATACGAAAACCGCCTCTGCCGCGACGAGACGGTTCGCCTGATGGCGCGAAAGCCTCATGACTGGGCTTACCGTCATACGTTCTTTTCTCGCTGCGCGTCTGAGAGTACTCGGTACCACGCTTATCCTCTCGTCTTGACACTTCACGATTGCGCTCCTCCTTCTCAACTTTCTGAGACGGTTTTGGGGAGCGAGTCGATCGCTTATCCTCCTTTCCAGATTCAGTAGAGCCTGATATCTCGTCAGCGCTGTTCTCGGAATCGGTGTGCCCATATGAACCGCTTTTGGCGGACATCCCGGATTTGCCAGTAGGTCGTGGTCCGCCTCTTCGTCCTCTAGATTCCGGGCCACGCCAACCACGAGTGTAAACGCTGTAGGTACCTCCCCATTGACGTCCACCCCGAGCTTCCCGAATTCTAGAACTGGAGCCACTACTGCTCGTTCTGTTACGAGtactcttttctctcttctcatCCTTAGCTTGCTCTTTGCCATCCTCGGCAATgacttcttctcttttttctgAAACAGGCTTATCCAACAAGCTCTGTTTAATTTCATCGCTTTCCTTGCCATCTTTGACGGCTTCTGCTatcttctcttcctctttctcaaAAGTCGGTGATATCGCGTCAGCCCATGCTTTCGGCGAATTATCACCTCTATCGATCTGTCTGCTTTCCGGAGTACGTTCCGTTTTTCTATTCCATACATCTGTATCCTTTTTCGTGTCGGCGCCACTTTCCTTTGGCTGTTCTTTCTTCTCTTGAAGATCAGAACTACCTCTCTTCAGCTGAGTCAGACTGCGCTTCTCGTTCTTCAATTCGTCTGCTTCGATTTTCTCTTTAGTAACTGGACCAGGCGGTTGccttctatctctttctctttccctagTCTCTTCGTGGTACAAATCTCGTTTCTTCTCCTCATAATCTGACACTTCGTTTACCCAAGAACTGCAATCCCGTAATTTGTGCAATTCGTCATCGCGCAAAGATGTTTTCGATTCTCTGGAGGTGCGACTGTCACGTGAGTCGGGTCTTTGTGGACGTTCGTTGCGTTCTTCCTTCGGCGCGTCGCGACGATTTTCAAGCTGTCTGTCTTGTCCCACGTTGCGTTCTTCACGCCATTCTGGGTTCTCAGAGCGTTCCCTTTGGTCGCGTTCTCGCTCATCAAAAGAatcctaaaaaataaaaatttttcaagttaaataCAAAATCGAGATAAGCCGGTCGATATCAATATCAATGATAAAATCTATCGCACAAGAATTTGTTTCATATTCTTACCTTTGAATAATTATCGTATTCCTTCTTGTCTTTGTCACGCGTATCTCTCACATCCCGAGTATCACGGCTAGTAGAACGAGAATCTTTGACATCGCGACTGTCTCGGTTGTCACGGACATCTCGATTATCTCTCGAGTCCAAACTCTCTTTTGAATCTCGTTCTTTATCATCAAAATGTCTCTCACGTTCCCAAGAATCACGAGGATGCCTGTCATCGTACTCGTAGTCTCTGAAATTACGGCTGTACTCGTCGTAATAGCCACCTGGTTTGCGGCTATCGTATGACCGATGCGAAGAATGTCGATAACGATCTTCTCTTGGCGGCGGTGCGCCACTACGATGATCTCGAGATGGAGGTCGTTCATCGTCCAATGGTGCCGATGCGTCCGAATCGGTTCTATTACGACGTTGTGATGGCATAGGTTGCTTCATACTGCTATCTACTAATACAAGTTTCACTTAATATAATACATggtttttttgacattttattaagaagaaaataatgattaaacaaGCTTTTAAACAAGAAGAAATGTTGTGATAAAGATCATtctaatttaagataaaatcaCACTACTAAATTTTTAAccaaactaaaaaatttaatttacgagtacaaatttactaattataaaaatgtttacaccTACTACAGTTGAGCTTATCATGCTGTTCTACAttgtaaaatagtaaaaactgttaataattcttttcttaaCAATTCAATTgcaattagaataaaaaaagtgattCTTATATAAGTAATTCATAAAAACTTACTCAATGAGTTGTAATTGTGAAGCCATCTACCGGGATCGTATTGTTGAGAGAATGGAACAGACTGGGAAGCAGGTCTTTCCGCATTCGGTGAAATTCGGTTGAAATTCGCACTACTTCTCTCGGCCTGTTGCTTTTGAAACCTGGGCGGCAAATTATTCTGAAAGTGTCGGGAGAACGCCGGTTGCTCGCGATCTCTCGAGTCCCTTTGTTCACGATCGCGATCGCGTTCCCTTTCACGCTCGCTACGCACCGTGTCTTGTCGTAAAAAATTTTGCCGATCGCTCTGACGAAAATCCGTCAGTCCTTGATCTCTGCTCTCTCTTAAATTGTCACGAACATCGCGTATACATATTGTTGCATTCATTTTCTCATCTTTTCCTTCAGACGAGGTACGAGATCGTTCTCTACTTTCTCGCTCTCtattctccttctctctctcccatTCGGGTATAGGAAGAGGTACAGGTGGTACGCTAATCAAGCTCTTGGATTCGCCAGACTGCGTACGTTCCTCATCCTTATGTTTCGCCTGCTTTTCCTTCATCTTTTGCTCCAAGTCTTGCAATTTCTTAGCCGCTGCTTGTTTCGTTGATTCTTGGAAACgtttctcctcttcttccttgCGCAATCGCGCACGCTCCACAACGGATGCAACTTCAACCTTGATTCTACGACGTTCGTTCCATGTCTCATCGTCCTCAACACCTGTTTTTTGTAGCATAgataaatgcattaaaatatgACTTAAATAAATCATTCGGTTTGGATTTCTTATTCTACTCAAACTACACTTACCTCTTAAAGAGTGTACAGAGTGCAATTGCGATTGATTGGCGTAGCCACTTGCACCATTCGAGCCACGATAATCGCGATTCATAGGTTGAGTCCAAGAACGATGTGGCGGATCACGGAGCTCCTTCGAGTCTCGATTATCTCGAGATTTCTCCTTCTCCTCCGTGGCATTATCATCGCCTTTTTTCTCCTTGGCATCTTTCTTTTCGTCACTTTTCGATTGTTCTGATTCACCTTCGTCGTCGCTAAAGGCCAATTTTTGGTTATAATCAATATCATCGTGCGCAGCCCATCCTGCGTCACGGGAAATATCATCCATACGAGTAAGATCTTCCTCCTTGATAATGGGTCTAGTCAGAATTTCTTCTTCAGCTACGCGCTCACGTTGAGGAGGTGGGAATCGATCCAAGGGATGATTAAATCTAGGTCGGGGGCTGTTGGGTCCAGCATTTGGTGCAAATTGCGAAGAAAATCCACCAGGAAAATTTGATCTATACatctaaaaaaacaatatattttattaagcaaGTTAAAAAAAGACCTACGCAAGTTcagactttcaaaatttttatgataaacttACAAATGGCGGGATAAGTCCCCGATAATGATGCAGATTTGGCCCAACCTGATGAGAACCGGAAGAAGGTGCAGGACCTTGATTGTTTACGGAATTATGCTGGCCTCCCGGGCCCGCGCCCATGTTGGGCGATTGGCCCAAGTTCTGCCGCCCTCCACCGGGTCCCTCCTGGGTATGCCCtcctgaaacaggtatatttaaAGGGAGGGCCTGGCCCGCCGGAGTATTCCCATTTCCGGGACCAGCTGATGTTACTGGTACTGCGCCACCTGCCGTACGACTTCCGCCTTGAATCCAACTTCCTTCGGCTGCAAAGATCAAGTCGCAAATGACTAGTCTATATACTTTCAAACCAAACAATTTTACGATGATTAAGATGAAACAAACTTACTCTGTGGACGCAAGCTCGGCCCTGGACCATATTGCGCATTTAACTCTCGATTCAATTGCTGTTGGTTTCCCGGCGCTCCACctacataatttattcattgtattagaaataaaaatagataacatATAAGATACATTATAAATTCCGATGCCTATAATACGTAATATCAACTGACAAAGACAggataaatatttagtaagtgATAAACAAGATACATGCTCGCACACGATTATTTCGCAGATTGTGCGTAAGACTTtctcacatatatatatatataacaacgTGCTTTACGGAGGTAGTGTCGTGAATGTAACAAAAActaaataacagaaataaagcataaataaagataaagtgcgcgattattaataaaacaaattaatatctaattttattctACAATAAACGTAAGAAatcacgtaaaaaaaattacacgaatCGATAAAACATGTAATTTCATCTCAAATTACATGaagcatataattattttaattaaaatacatacagatgtaaatacatttgtgtatttaaaattatatattatataacaactACATTTCCCATAAAATAATACTTCTactgtaaatttatatatttttccataaacattgtatatattgtaacattaaaataattagaaaattttattctgcaacatataaaattatattataacatgTATGCATTTGAGATcgatcaaataataataaaaaaaatatttcaaatttcttttccATATTAAATACATTCCATCCAcataaatcttaataaattataataattttgttacaatcaTACATGCTTAATAATGTTTGGTGATAATGTTGTTCAAACCATTTTTTTCGCATATAAACGCATATTAACTTATTCAAGGGTATTAAGTAATATAAGTATTTTACTTAATagaatatcaaaaaataatgtatttcatggtgcattttaaaaaatatgaagaaattcAAATAAAGTAACCCAAACTAATTTAGAaagattaattgaatttaagaAGACAAAGAATACGTCTCTTAACATTATGTACTAATCTCGATTTTtcatacgtatacatatacatacatacatacatacatacatacgtgtgtgtgtgtgtgtgtgtgtgtaaatttgATCTTAAAAATGGtacaaaaaagagagaaatgatGTGTAAGTCTGTCGGTACATATTGTGGTGTCATCTAATTTTCTACGAACGTATATAATAATGCagattaacatttataatcaaGTCAATCTTATACACTATaccaaaaattataatgtaatgaatgtgtattttgaatattttttaactaatacaAAGccataaattaagttttactaCTGATAATGTCAAGTATATATTAACTATTCcacaaaaacaattacttgacaatttttttagataaaaagggtttcataaaaactttaatttttagaatacatTACTAGTTAACAAATATCTTTAAAgggtaatatttattatatatatattttttatatataattttgaaatttcttttgTGGAATAGcatgtaacataaaaataatcgtgcgtaaaataaattcaaaatttattaatataacactttatgtaataaataataatgaacacATTTGCCATATAAAATTTACCATATCATTATTGAAaactttaagaaataatataattacagttaattgcatttgatataaaaaatgtttatttaactttaaaatatattttagtaactaattttttttatatgttaacatATACAAGggtatttctatataaataaaaaaaaataaaataaaaaaaattgatcataGCAGAGtttcataataacaaaattaaaactaatcaatgataaaaaaaatattaatgactaGATAAATCTTTAGTTTCACATAGCTTCCactgtatacataattaaatcaaattaattttatcattttaacatGTTTTATCATCGCTATATTTTTTAAGACATATGCAAATGAGTAGTCTTCATGAAATAtccaatgtataaataaattactactTCTTAAAGCACAGACCCATTATTGGCCTTTAGAGTTAAGAATCCGCATGCAGCGCATTCTTGTACATCTCTGCTGCAGTTTTCATCATCAAAGGATTTATTTACATCTATGCAGTTTCCATCTTGCTCATGATCgagtaaattttaatcaaaatgcaACCTTAAACAAAAAACTATCATGGGGAGAAGCACAGAAAGGCACTACTGACAAAAGGATAAAAAAGTTGAATCTAGCAGCAACAGGCAAGTAGTACCCCACCTGAATGGTTGTGGGAATACGGCTGTTGCTGTAGTAACGAGTGTTGGACTGCGACTGAGATTGCATTGGATGTTGTTGAGGACTGTTGAGTCTGGCTCTGAGTGGAGACGGAGGCGGACGGCTGTCCACTGAGACTGGGAAACTCGTGTTGGAACTGCGGGGACTGGTGGGCGAGGAAACTCAGTCCAAGGGCACCTCTTCCCCCTTTCGCGCCCCCCACGAGCCCCGCGTAACCAACCACTGCTGCCACAATGGGCGTAcctatcaattaatttgcacCACCCAAACGACACCACTCCGTTCATACTTTACTCATGCCCAATGTCCAGAAATGGATGTTAAAAGGATATATCGCAAATATCAGCTAAACAAGAATGATTACTGTCACATTTTATATCGCGATATATCGTTATCTCAGAGTTTATCAAGCCCTTTATCAATCCAACTCTGGACATCTATTTAACGTTTCATGATGTAGTTACGTGCGTTTATATTCCAAtagattgttttaaataaatattatatgcgGCATCAGTACAATAATATCacacaattatatattaatatatatgttgaatttataatatcatgTAATTAGTATAATGTACCAATTACATTGATTCTCAATCCTATTTGCTATTGATCAgcatatgtaaataataatttatacataaccAATAAccacaaaatatatatacaatcaATTTTGCACAAGTCGCCTCTGTCTACGGTTTTGTACACTCTCTTCTCGTAAGGGGAGACGACTGTAAATACCTCATgtggaaaaatgtttttttgcttTGTAGTTGTGATTGATTAGATATCATTAGAAGTTTTTAgtcataaaagaattaaaaaaaaggagtcCTTTCaaattcccttttttttttttcatattacttTAATAAGCATACATGCCTGCTTTTAGATAAACGAGTTTAAGAGTATATTATGAAAtggaaaaatgtacaaaataagaaaagtaaataacttaaaaccttaacattttaatgttaatcGATATTATGCATACATGCTTTCTACATACCGTCTCCTGTTCTGCTCATAATCGCACTCCATGATGATTTGTTGTTTGCCTGATCCAAAAAAGGAGCTTGTGACACATTTTGTTGTGTCGGCAGTAAAGAATGTAGGGATGTTGAAACAGTGGTCCCTGCTGCGCATTGTGCTGTTGAAGAGACAGTCTGCAAAGAGATATCAATTTTAATAGCCTATCTTTGcttatacataatatgtataaacaCAGTTCTGATTATTCTACTTGTTATtaaaaacaagtaaatatttaaaataagctaAAGACAAGCAAATTTAGaacgttaaataataaatttaaaataaagagctgatttattttaataatcatattacAAAGTTCGACTAGAGTTTCAGCTGTACTTAACCTTTATTAATcacaattatatcaaaataatctAACTAGAATTGTAAGTTTACATGGTTAATTTgctgttaattaattaaataaaagcatTGACtcaatcaaaataacattaatattattatacctattttaatattattaaataatattattaaatatgttataattaaacttatttttttttgctgaaagagaaaattattttaatttgtataaacataataatggTCTTTTTTAGCAccatttgtacattttttttattaaaaagacagAGGCAAAACTATGGATGCTTTGTGTAATCATAAAAAGTAATTTCTGCTAAATTAAATGGCATCCATAAGAGAAAACTGATAAAAGAATACTGTgagaaaacaataaattttttagtgaCTTCTATAAAGCAATTGAGTAATTCCTAGCTTTGTGAACAGTGAGGTGcttaaatagatcttttttgGTGTAGAAACTCCAGCAATTTAACCAATCGTGTATTGCCATCAGCTTAATGAGTTTGTCAAATTGGCTAAAATTGCAGTGACCTTTGCATTAATTACACCAAAAAAGTAACTCATTTATGCACCTCATTGTAATTATCATCCATAAATCAACCTTGATTTGTCTTCTATCCTCAGTCTatgctttaattttataagaaattgatTGGAGAGTTGAAAGTTTGAAGGAAAAGGAGCGaggtaaatttgtaattttgagATCAATAAACTCTTTCATCTTATTATTCTGATCTCTTTTGTcttattatctttatcttatcctaaaagaaataattaaattataacttaCAGTAGTGTTATCTAATGAAGTTGCTACTGTGGTGGTAGTAGTAGTGGTCGATGATGTTGAATCCTTAGTAGTAGCCCAACCACTTCCTCCACTTGGCACAAGACTGACAGCCGGGTCACTGCTGCTAGTTTCGCTTTTTAAACTGGGCAAATTAGCTGGAGGACGCCGTGCCGAAGGCACCTTTCCAAGACTTTGCATTCCATGTTTGCGCggtaatgtatttttttgttgatgCGGCTCCAAACATTCACCCTAAACAGAAATTATGGGTGAAAATATTTAGCTAATTTGCTCTGTAGATGAGAGCTTTTTTGAACAATGtcacaagtaaaaaaaaacttagcacaatcatttaatataaaaaaaattttaagctccattttatattcataattatatattaatattaacatataaaatgtttgtaaaattaaaagtatttaaaatctcATCTAATTGAGTTAAGAGACACTTGTGAACAAAGGCATCTCACAGAGAactaataagaaaaagtaataaaatgttgGCCAACTCACCCTACTCACCCGGTACAAGCTATTGATATCTAATGATTGAAACTTGGATTTTCCTTTCTCCCCCTTCGACACAATCCCTGACAGAGTAGACATGCTGTCTGCACGCAACCATTTAGTACCAATCAGACCCAAAGAACGAACCCTTTGTCTGCAAGGACAAAGTTATCTAAAATAATCTTTCTCTATTatcctattattattattaataatgacaaTTGGAATAAGAAAATCTAGACAAAacatattaattcaaataaacaCAAGAATTTCAACACACTAATGACATTTTGAAAGCCTTCCTTAAATTACGTAAAATGTATCCTTACAATTCAAGCGGGTGAAATCAGCATTAtgcttaataataaagaatttaactGTTATAAAAGCTCTTAATAAACGTGCCCGCTCTATAATGTTCgctcaataaaaatatataatcaagcTAAAACGTAAATCGCGATACATTATAGCGTACCGCGATATCACGCAACACAACTATCGTTGTGATActcttaataattttactcCAAACGCTGCACAAAATCAATTTCCTCTAACGCGGCAATGTGGCAGCACTAATACCATCACGATCCGTCTCGATAATGCGCGAAAGTAGCGTGGAGGAGTTTCTAAAAGCGCATAAATGTCGAGGGA
Protein-coding regions in this window:
- the LOC105195590 gene encoding protein PRRC2C isoform X5; this encodes MSTLSGIVSKGEKGKSKFQSLDINSLYRVSRGECLEPHQQKNTLPRKHGMQSLGKVPSARRPPANLPSLKSETSSSDPAVSLVPSGGSGWATTKDSTSSTTTTTTTVATSLDNTTTVSSTAQCAAGTTVSTSLHSLLPTQQNVSQAPFLDQANNKSSWSAIMSRTGDAVVGYAGLVGGAKGGRGALGLSFLAHQSPQFQHEFPSLSGQPSASVSTQSQTQQSSTTSNAISVAVQHSLLQQQPYSHNHSGGAPGNQQQLNRELNAQYGPGPSLRPQTEGSWIQGGSRTAGGAVPVTSAGPGNGNTPAGQALPLNIPVSGGHTQEGPGGGRQNLGQSPNMGAGPGGQHNSVNNQGPAPSSGSHQVGPNLHHYRGLIPPFMYRSNFPGGFSSQFAPNAGPNSPRPRFNHPLDRFPPPQRERVAEEEILTRPIIKEEDLTRMDDISRDAGWAAHDDIDYNQKLAFSDDEGESEQSKSDEKKDAKEKKGDDNATEEKEKSRDNRDSKELRDPPHRSWTQPMNRDYRGSNGASGYANQSQLHSVHSLRGVEDDETWNERRRIKVEVASVVERARLRKEEEEKRFQESTKQAAAKKLQDLEQKMKEKQAKHKDEERTQSGESKSLISVPPVPLPIPEWEREKENRERESRERSRTSSEGKDEKMNATICIRDVRDNLRESRDQGLTDFRQSDRQNFLRQDTVRSERERERDRDREQRDSRDREQPAFSRHFQNNLPPRFQKQQAERSSANFNRISPNAERPASQSVPFSQQYDPGRWLHNYNSLIDSSMKQPMPSQRRNRTDSDASAPLDDERPPSRDHRSGAPPPREDRYRHSSHRSYDSRKPGGYYDEYSRNFRDYEYDDRHPRDSWERERHFDDKERDSKESLDSRDNRDVRDNRDSRDVKDSRSTSRDTRDVRDTRDKDKKEYDNYSKDSFDERERDQRERSENPEWREERNVGQDRQLENRRDAPKEERNERPQRPDSRDSRTSRESKTSLRDDELHKLRDCSSWVNEVSDYEEKKRDLYHEETRERERDRRQPPGPVTKEKIEADELKNEKRSLTQLKRGSSDLQEKKEQPKESGADTKKDTDVWNRKTERTPESRQIDRGDNSPKAWADAISPTFEKEEEKIAEAVKDGKESDEIKQSLLDKPVSEKREEVIAEDGKEQAKDEKREKSTRNRTSSSGSSSRIREARGGRQWGGTYSVYTRGWRGPESRGRRGGPRPTGKSGMSAKSGSYGHTDSENSADEISGSTESGKEDKRSTRSPKPSQKVEKEERNREVSRREDKRGTEYSQTRSEKRTYDGKPSHEAFAPSGEPSRRGRGGFRIRNSPATGSRMEGYGPPSSKSPFSSERNTDEKHQQIAGRQNLPTPTSEKDASLLQSAPVESTDDKIIAKQQALTAGITGRRNKSPSQQAQQSGNKQEASHNQVANVPSQKAQMRKEESRSKRTRSGSRRGRDNREARSRGSSGNVSKQPQSDVGNEDWETTSENSEEHIEDHKESRNTRNKHFGGRAIQLASQNAIGANVHSRRNEQLVNTREQREKNPKSSNPASRAPGAEKRNLQNAGFSAQKNHPDGIPPLMQNAQIQNGRSRSQSSTNSGVVANKSNKDSMINRIDEIKLSDPNLVNQALNDLNKKSQTKDKKLVDSEIETNSCTEDATSVAAEDKVDADGFQEVRSKKNVKESRHNQKEEVKPIKRDKEKERERDRSKSKSNGSQQVLQQVQNIPPLLGQNIPQPANIPQKQYDNRNSRNPRLAPRFQRLVKQQQQQMTDVSDMSKLNSSGNNYAKDSNSPAPPPTVNAWDKPFTSQLRSNSPSAVPTDIQLMSGLTAQNDHSHEGNEANSGHSSQRNSPSGEKTGKNLKETLTDKNVSDVSSPPVQTLIFENTNYSKTTKTSGSTDLAVKSKFSNHIKQQRAEKRAEIEEEGNQVQQHQQPALSVAFSNKPNDLIKDKNQEPIQMPLSFNKNEDNADMKLDFTFDSDLSQLTDDKSKSLGMARSMHMAGGQSTISPSTAELNLKIASVKKVWENATPMPTVVEHEDGTSVVSSATSFPQAFESGDVDDSYSPHQQYNQSNIKNEITTSTNVCKLVPPQVKPQQQSSGSSGTQPGSTVPGPSPIGAGQSPIGHPPVSLQGPLSPPPFNSTGQPSHINYQEFPQYPGSQAAQYGGMSAIPSPPAVLFNTGSGQLPAQAGGLYGAFQLDQSRSPFTQYAPYAPSLQSSFSQQNVYLQQPPPPPPHAPNAPTPEMYQNNLSQYRITAAAGPPFGQNQQLSNNPNTVLISSSSNSLMSASVKPSSQPIGAIGTKAPHFQTPSAPQPNQLAYIPYDPNQVLGVSGSYMSNSQLVQRPGPNVQASNSYYSATSADVFPGSQTGFYQSGGATQQTGTHYGLQGFGQHSQSLATGSATPVGLQNYGPSFLSSSGLQIAAAAQQFRNPTGGLPGPGNAAPTFLSKHQPQEQPRQLKSPSGNQQDVLASVFSSTPQIPSPKSRNCKQQSSSQQPQPSPTQHHKYQQYQGVSQSALVSSYNNYVLQQNVRGMGMPPRAGIQPSQQRYPPPIQRPVVPFTGPNPNNPTQQQPACMPTQQQQQAQINRHRPNLHQQQQQQRNMKMQQQYYSSQGNVKMDSNDKSDNHNDKMNDGPSGTQSGSNKPNVNQQDSDNNKEEVNQQNE